One segment of Anatilimnocola aggregata DNA contains the following:
- a CDS encoding 3-keto-disaccharide hydrolase: MQHCFRFFSLLSLLIAPAVVLAADDWSTSVTFPASEKPVPLFNGKDLTGWHGNTGADGTKEYFKVKDGVIVARNEKDAAPKVSNYLLTDKNYRNFRLIFEGKLAESGMHSGIAIWGKQFTKDAEKNSYQGHLVMFPSGWGFYDLFRRNSIYKDDGRAKKADNKDWNQMEILAIGDRIRLAVNGQEVADWRDPKPELCEAGPLGLQLHSNTVAQEVRFRGLILSENPEDRLITLKSE, translated from the coding sequence TGATTGCTCCCGCCGTTGTGCTGGCAGCGGACGATTGGTCGACGTCGGTCACGTTCCCCGCCAGCGAGAAGCCGGTCCCGCTCTTTAATGGCAAAGACCTGACCGGCTGGCATGGCAATACTGGTGCCGATGGAACGAAGGAATACTTTAAGGTGAAAGACGGCGTGATCGTTGCTCGCAACGAGAAAGACGCTGCCCCCAAGGTGAGTAACTATCTTCTCACCGACAAGAACTATCGCAATTTCCGCCTGATCTTTGAAGGGAAACTGGCCGAGTCGGGCATGCACTCCGGCATTGCCATCTGGGGCAAGCAGTTCACGAAAGATGCCGAGAAGAATTCCTATCAGGGGCACCTGGTCATGTTTCCTTCGGGCTGGGGCTTTTACGATTTGTTCCGCCGCAACTCGATCTATAAGGACGATGGCCGTGCGAAAAAGGCCGACAACAAGGATTGGAACCAGATGGAAATTCTGGCCATCGGCGATCGCATTCGCCTGGCCGTCAACGGCCAGGAAGTGGCCGATTGGCGCGACCCCAAACCCGAACTGTGCGAAGCAGGTCCGCTTGGCCTGCAGTTGCACAGTAACACCGTCGCGCAGGAAGTTCGCTTCCGCGGCCTAATCTTGTCCGAGAATCCTGAGGATCGACTCATCACGCTCAAGAGCGAATAG